The Acidobacteriota bacterium genome has a segment encoding these proteins:
- a CDS encoding NTPase — MAKNIILVGKPGVGKTTLVKKLLARLGSRAGGFYTGEIRRDGRRVGFDITTTFGESGVLAHIDAKSPHRVGKYRVNVKDLDGIAVAAVRKALESCPTAVIDEVAKMELFSEKFRGAVKEALDSSKRVVATMQQRKEPFLEDIKRRKDVEVLRVTVENRDSLAQEVLARLGLES; from the coding sequence ATGGCCAAGAATATTATCCTCGTCGGCAAGCCAGGTGTCGGCAAGACCACGCTCGTGAAGAAGCTTCTCGCCCGCCTCGGGAGCCGGGCCGGCGGTTTCTACACGGGCGAAATCCGGCGGGACGGCAGGCGGGTGGGCTTCGACATCACGACGACGTTCGGCGAGAGCGGGGTGCTTGCCCATATCGACGCAAAAAGCCCCCATCGGGTCGGAAAATACAGGGTCAACGTGAAGGACCTCGACGGCATTGCCGTGGCCGCCGTCCGAAAGGCGCTTGAGAGCTGCCCGACCGCGGTGATCGATGAGGTCGCCAAGATGGAGCTCTTTTCCGAAAAATTCCGCGGGGCCGTGAAGGAGGCCCTGGATTCTTCCAAACGGGTGGTCGCCACGATGCAGCAGAGGAAGGAGCCGTTCCTCGAGGACATCAAGAGAAGGAAGGACGTGGAAGTGCTTCGCGTTACCGTTGAGAATCGGGATTCGCTGGCGCAAGAGGTGCTCGCCCGGCTGGGGTTGGAAAGTTAG
- a CDS encoding ABC transporter substrate-binding protein, which produces MRKRIRKNGWGLGGRSLLVLSGLLCLVLQGGCGTEEAAGPTLTIASYGGAYQDSQRAAFFEPFQKERNVRLVEVSHAGEYSKLKAMVETGNLEWDVVDAESRLVYRGANEGILERIDYSVVPKDELLPWAVHEYGVANIVYSNIIAYSLKEFPPGKPHPATWAEFWDVEKFPGRRGLEKRPHLTLEAALLADGVAPEELYPLDVERAFRSLDRLRPSVAVWWDAGAVPPQLLANEEVVLTSAYNGRIWSAVHEENIPIAVEWGQGIMDSDWWVIPRGLPEERRRLAMEFIAFAVRAERQADQVRRIPYGPTNRLALDMVPPGMKVHLPTAEENLKRQVWLDSAWWAENEAEVLSRWDLWRIE; this is translated from the coding sequence ATGAGAAAGCGAATACGAAAGAACGGTTGGGGACTCGGCGGGCGGTCGCTGCTCGTCCTGTCGGGTCTTTTGTGTTTGGTCTTGCAGGGGGGCTGCGGCACCGAGGAGGCGGCCGGGCCCACTCTCACCATTGCATCCTACGGCGGGGCCTATCAGGATTCGCAGCGGGCGGCTTTTTTCGAGCCTTTCCAGAAAGAGCGGAACGTGCGCCTCGTCGAGGTTTCCCACGCCGGGGAGTACTCCAAGCTCAAGGCCATGGTCGAGACCGGCAATTTGGAGTGGGACGTCGTGGACGCGGAGAGCCGCCTCGTGTACCGGGGGGCCAACGAGGGGATCTTGGAGCGCATCGATTATTCGGTCGTGCCGAAAGATGAGCTCCTGCCTTGGGCGGTGCACGAATACGGCGTCGCGAACATCGTGTATTCCAACATCATCGCCTACAGCCTGAAAGAATTCCCCCCGGGGAAGCCGCACCCGGCGACATGGGCGGAGTTCTGGGACGTGGAAAAATTCCCGGGAAGGAGGGGCCTCGAGAAGAGGCCCCACCTCACGTTGGAAGCCGCGCTTTTGGCCGACGGCGTCGCCCCGGAAGAGCTCTATCCGCTCGACGTCGAGCGCGCGTTCCGCAGCCTTGACAGGCTCAGGCCTTCCGTGGCGGTCTGGTGGGACGCCGGCGCCGTTCCGCCGCAGCTGCTTGCCAACGAGGAAGTGGTTCTCACCTCCGCGTACAACGGAAGGATCTGGTCGGCGGTTCATGAGGAAAACATCCCCATCGCCGTGGAGTGGGGACAGGGCATCATGGACAGCGACTGGTGGGTGATTCCGCGGGGCCTGCCCGAGGAACGCCGCCGGTTGGCCATGGAATTCATCGCGTTCGCCGTTCGGGCGGAGCGCCAGGCGGACCAGGTGCGCCGCATTCCGTACGGCCCCACGAATCGCCTGGCGCTCGACATGGTTCCGCCCGGGATGAAGGTGCACCTTCCGACCGCCGAGGAGAATCTGAAAAGACAGGTCTGGCTGGATTCGGCATGGTGGGCCGAGAACGAGGCCGAGGTGTTGAGCCGTTGGGACCTCTGGCGGATCGAGTGA
- a CDS encoding tetratricopeptide repeat protein: protein MARLHKKDVREDEFYTAVDRAYVYLSENAERWFYPLAAVLLVALAVYGVYVYWQSRENKASFLVYEAFRAQENDEPPEAILERWQTVLNRYPRSDAAQVARWYMMHHRLEAWDEEGALPTLEEMADRPDDLGQLASYKLALLYASSERYDEADEILTRLMETEQGFFTTDLLIVARARVFREAGRLSEAEEQYTIFLNEYPASAMRSQVSDEFDALRETMVGTVGEIMGEVEPAS from the coding sequence ATGGCCCGGCTGCACAAAAAAGACGTCCGCGAAGACGAATTCTACACGGCGGTGGACCGCGCCTATGTCTACCTTTCGGAAAACGCCGAGCGCTGGTTCTACCCCCTCGCGGCGGTCTTGCTCGTTGCCCTTGCCGTGTACGGCGTCTACGTGTACTGGCAGAGCCGCGAAAACAAGGCGTCCTTCCTGGTGTACGAGGCGTTTCGCGCCCAAGAAAACGACGAACCGCCCGAAGCGATTCTGGAGCGCTGGCAGACGGTGCTCAACCGCTATCCGCGCTCGGACGCGGCCCAGGTGGCGCGCTGGTACATGATGCACCATCGGCTGGAAGCGTGGGACGAAGAGGGCGCGCTTCCTACGTTGGAGGAAATGGCGGACCGCCCCGATGATTTGGGGCAGCTCGCGTCGTACAAATTGGCGCTCCTGTACGCCTCCAGCGAGCGTTACGACGAAGCCGATGAGATCCTAACCCGGCTTATGGAAACCGAGCAGGGCTTTTTTACGACCGATTTGCTTATCGTTGCGCGGGCGCGCGTATTCAGGGAAGCAGGCCGCCTGAGCGAGGCCGAGGAGCAATACACCATCTTCCTGAACGAGTATCCGGCTTCCGCCATGCGAAGTCAGGTTTCCGATGAGTTTGACGCTCTGCGCGAGACCATGGTTGGGACCGTGGGCGAGATCATGGGCGAGGTCGAGCCTGCATCCTAG
- a CDS encoding ABC transporter permease subunit — MTLRRSPTNVCLLAAACLIGVFLLVPTLMVVPMSLSSSRFWIFPIPALSLRWYGEFLSDPEWLGSLTLSLRMAALAAAAATVAGVSAAWTIVRSDLRSMKILGIGILLPLLMPLIALAASCYFLFSRLGWVGSPWAMAMVHAVLALPTVALTTYLGILGIDIRVEWAARSLGATTPSVFFLVVLPQLWPSVLLGYLLAFGISMDEIVIANFLAGTSAITLPKRMFDGIRFDVDPKAAVAAVCLLAVTLLIVVVSSVVTRLVKGYLARPQAAPGEPPPAAPSSSRR; from the coding sequence ATGACGCTGCGCCGCTCGCCCACGAACGTGTGCCTTCTGGCCGCCGCCTGTCTTATCGGCGTCTTCCTTCTCGTCCCGACCCTGATGGTCGTTCCCATGTCGCTTTCCTCCTCGCGGTTCTGGATCTTTCCGATTCCCGCGCTGTCGCTGCGCTGGTACGGGGAATTCCTGAGCGACCCGGAGTGGCTGGGCTCCCTGACGCTCAGCCTGCGGATGGCGGCCCTGGCCGCGGCCGCGGCCACGGTGGCGGGCGTCTCCGCGGCGTGGACCATCGTGCGCAGCGACCTCCGCTCCATGAAAATTCTGGGGATCGGCATCTTGCTTCCTTTGCTCATGCCTTTGATCGCCCTCGCGGCGTCGTGTTATTTCCTGTTCTCCCGGCTCGGGTGGGTCGGCTCGCCGTGGGCCATGGCGATGGTCCACGCCGTGCTCGCGCTGCCCACGGTCGCCCTGACGACCTACCTGGGAATCCTGGGCATCGACATACGGGTGGAGTGGGCGGCGCGCAGCCTGGGCGCCACCACGCCCTCGGTCTTCTTCCTCGTGGTGCTGCCGCAGCTCTGGCCGTCCGTCCTGCTCGGGTATCTCCTGGCCTTCGGGATATCGATGGACGAGATCGTGATCGCCAACTTCCTCGCCGGAACGTCCGCCATCACGCTTCCGAAGCGGATGTTCGACGGCATCCGGTTCGACGTGGACCCGAAGGCCGCCGTCGCCGCCGTGTGCCTGCTCGCCGTCACGCTGCTCATCGTCGTCGTGAGCTCCGTGGTCACGCGGCTCGTGAAGGGGTACCTGGCGAGGCCCCAAGCCGCACCGGGCGAGCCGCCGCCGGCAGCCCCTTCCTCCTCGCGTCGATAG
- a CDS encoding ABC transporter ATP-binding protein, giving the protein MENTGTRRSPEIRGGASFPGQGGAAGAPAAGRLEAKDLSKVHGETTVIRRLSIEILPGEFFTVLGPSGSGKTTLLLMIAGFVKPTGGRLFLDGEDVAPLPPHRRAMGIVFQNLGLFPHLSVAGNVMFPLRMHGVSRTEARKRAEAMLDRVGLSAFSERRPHTLSGGEQQRVALARVLVHPPKVLLMDEPLGSLDPPLREELQKEIKKIHREYRLTVCYVTHNRDEALRLSDRIAVLHAGEIVQVGAPADLYYRPNTAYVAKSLGEANFIPATVTDRGGDTALLELPGGQSAVVPGDAVPKEGGRRLLAVVRPEQVLIQSAENAPEGGKPGWRGRVEEIAFYGGHKRVLVRTEGGLRIVASCQAQTPLPAEPSVWAGFASSAVHLIPKNSE; this is encoded by the coding sequence ATGGAAAATACGGGCACGCGAAGAAGTCCGGAAATACGGGGCGGGGCGAGCTTTCCCGGGCAAGGCGGCGCTGCCGGGGCTCCCGCGGCGGGCCGGCTTGAGGCCAAGGACCTCAGCAAAGTTCACGGCGAAACGACGGTCATCCGCCGGCTTTCCATCGAAATCCTGCCGGGGGAATTCTTTACGGTGCTCGGGCCGAGCGGGTCAGGAAAAACCACCTTGCTGCTGATGATCGCGGGTTTCGTGAAACCAACGGGCGGCCGCTTGTTTCTCGACGGCGAAGACGTCGCGCCCCTGCCGCCGCATCGGCGAGCCATGGGGATTGTCTTTCAGAATCTGGGCCTATTTCCCCACCTGAGCGTTGCGGGCAACGTCATGTTCCCGCTGCGGATGCATGGGGTCTCGCGGACGGAGGCCCGCAAGCGCGCCGAGGCGATGCTGGACCGCGTGGGCCTTTCGGCCTTCTCGGAGCGCAGGCCCCACACGCTGAGCGGAGGCGAGCAGCAGCGCGTCGCCCTCGCGAGGGTTCTCGTGCATCCTCCCAAGGTGCTCCTGATGGACGAGCCGCTCGGCTCCCTGGACCCTCCCCTGAGGGAGGAGCTTCAAAAAGAAATTAAGAAAATTCATCGGGAGTACAGGCTGACGGTCTGCTACGTGACGCACAACCGCGACGAGGCGCTTCGTCTCTCCGACCGGATTGCCGTGCTGCATGCCGGCGAAATCGTGCAGGTGGGCGCGCCGGCGGATCTGTACTATCGGCCGAATACCGCGTACGTGGCAAAATCGCTCGGGGAGGCGAACTTCATTCCCGCCACCGTGACGGACCGCGGCGGGGACACCGCATTGCTTGAGCTCCCCGGCGGACAGTCCGCGGTGGTGCCCGGCGACGCCGTTCCGAAGGAAGGCGGCCGTCGACTTCTCGCGGTCGTTCGTCCCGAGCAGGTTCTCATTCAATCCGCGGAAAACGCGCCGGAAGGAGGGAAGCCCGGGTGGCGCGGCCGCGTGGAAGAGATTGCTTTTTACGGCGGGCACAAGCGCGTGCTCGTGCGCACGGAAGGGGGGCTTCGAATCGTTGCAAGCTGCCAGGCCCAGACGCCCCTGCCGGCGGAGCCTTCCGTGTGGGCCGGCTTCGCCTCTTCCGCCGTGCATCTGATTCCGAAAAATTCCGAATAA
- a CDS encoding ABC transporter permease has protein sequence MGPLADRVTGDAAGAARRGGEAWLFLLAFPCALLLLLFFLLPIGELVVRSFAGHPTGLQHYRQVFADTVYQGVFLNSLKISLLVATVCTLLGYPVGVVLGSAKGTWRLTLTVMVYVPFLTSILVRSFSWIVILQKNGLVNWLLQAGGFVREPLPLVYNRLGVVIGMTHVLLPFTIYCVATALRRVEPQILWAAESLGARPAAVFRRIILPLSMPGVVIGFGLVFLLALGFYITPALLGGPADLMVSQLIDEQITRFGNWGLAAALSVILVVVTLGLLSAVAWLGYPHLRRFSGIRP, from the coding sequence TTGGGACCTCTGGCGGATCGAGTGACCGGAGACGCGGCTGGCGCCGCGAGAAGGGGCGGTGAAGCCTGGCTGTTTCTTCTCGCCTTTCCCTGTGCGTTGCTCCTTCTGCTTTTTTTCCTCCTGCCCATAGGGGAGCTCGTCGTTCGGAGCTTTGCCGGCCACCCTACGGGCCTGCAGCACTACCGCCAGGTTTTCGCGGACACCGTCTATCAAGGTGTCTTCCTTAACTCGCTTAAGATAAGCCTCCTGGTCGCGACGGTGTGCACCCTCCTGGGCTACCCAGTGGGCGTCGTGCTGGGCAGCGCGAAGGGCACGTGGCGGCTCACGCTCACCGTGATGGTCTACGTTCCCTTCCTCACGAGCATTCTCGTCCGCTCCTTTTCGTGGATTGTGATTTTGCAGAAAAACGGCCTCGTCAATTGGCTTCTGCAAGCGGGCGGTTTCGTTCGCGAACCCCTGCCGCTGGTCTACAACAGGCTGGGGGTCGTGATCGGCATGACGCACGTGCTTCTTCCCTTCACGATATATTGCGTTGCGACCGCCCTTCGCCGGGTCGAGCCCCAGATCCTCTGGGCCGCGGAGAGCCTGGGGGCTAGGCCGGCCGCCGTCTTTCGGAGAATCATTCTGCCTCTTTCCATGCCGGGCGTCGTGATCGGGTTCGGGCTGGTCTTTCTCCTTGCGCTCGGGTTCTACATTACGCCGGCCCTGCTCGGCGGTCCCGCCGACCTGATGGTTTCCCAGCTCATCGACGAGCAGATCACGCGGTTCGGGAACTGGGGGCTCGCGGCCGCCCTGAGCGTGATTCTGGTCGTCGTCACGCTCGGCCTGCTCTCGGCGGTGGCCTGGCTCGGATATCCCCATCTGAGAAGATTCAGCGGAATCAGGCCATGA